GAGAACAAGGTGAGAATCTGGCTACGCAGCTTTTCGCAGCAAAAGGATGCTAGTTAGCAACAAAGCACACATGACTGTAGCAGAGATTCGACCTGGAAAGTATTGTTTCTTTTGACTCACCCCAATAGCAAAGTAAAGACTCAGAGCCATAGATCCAAGGTAGGCGCCCGTAAACGGTAATCTGGGCCCTGACAACAGATGCTGAACATAGGCCATTGGACCCATCATAGCGGCAAAAGAGCAGAGGAAGAAGACGGAACCAAGAGTCCACCTAAACAAAAGATGTTAGTGAACGCGCGTGACTCGTTGAGGGAACCGCGTCACATGGGTAAGAAGGTTGCTAGTCGCGGCAACCAAGAAACTTAGATGCTTCCGTCCTTCAAATAGAAACATGCAAGGCAGAGAGTGCATCTATCGATCGGCGATCCATGACGACATGGAGCAGTTTTTGTCTAAGAAATGCTGCCACGCGTAGGTCTGCAGCGATTCAGACATGGACTTTGACGAGAACCAAGGTAGCGGCCTTGGGCAATGCGTGACAGACGGGCACTAAAGGATCTCCTGCAGATATGCAGGTCGGGTAGATGCAGGAAGGACGACAAGTAGCGCAAGATATGAATTGGACAAGAATCCATGCAAGGGGCAAGAGTGGTCATGGGATGGTAGGGCGTTGTAAAGTCCACATGGGCATCGAGGAAGGGCTACGACTCGCCAATATCGGGGTTGGGCAGAACCGTGGGGAGAACAGAGAGAAATGTAGCAACTCACAAAGTCACGAACTTGCTTGGTCGGGTTGCTATGAgcggaaagaagaaaaagcatACAAAGAAGCAGACCGCAGCGCCGATGTTGCATCCTGCAAAGATAAGCAGTCGATCCCACCTACTGACTGCCGGCAGCAAGGTAACACTACGTTAGTAAAACCCTTGATCGCCATAATATAGTGCCCACTATAAGAATGCCAGTATATAGAGAGCAAAGTGTCAAAGGGTGTGGGGGAGTCTTTGCTCATGTGAAGAAAGGTGAGACACGCCGTATGGCCTGGTCAGATGCCACAGAGCACCGTCGCTACAGGGGAAGTGAACCCGGGGCAGTGGGATAGGTAGGAAAGAAACATGGAGAGAGCAACGAAACGCCGCCACAGGAGCGGGTTGACTCACGGGCGAACCAGccttcctcctcttcccGCCTGGTTGGCGCGGGCAACGGAGCCCCCGGGCCCTCTGTCGTGGGCAGCCGCACATAGCCACGGTCGCCAAATGGGTTGAGGGACTGCAGGGACGATAGCAGTCCGCTCTGCTGGGATGTGTTGACGGGCAAGTCAGGTTCTCGGCGCGACCAGCCCAATGAGCCGAGCGAGTCTCGGAATGACTGCGATGCCATTGTATGCAAGTATATGTCTTTCGGTTCTTTTGTTCGTACGATCGCTTATATGTTGTTTGTCACAAGTAGATGTTTCGGTCGAGTAGACGGGGATATACGGGAGACAAGTCTTGGGGAGACTACTAATCGGGTGGATCGCTCGACAGGCAGCAGACCAAGGCGGTGCCGACGGATGTCGGAACGCGCCAGTTATTCGTAATGCGCAGACCCGTCAAAGACAGGGTGGATGGGTGGGTGGAACCGGGTCTGCAGGTCTCTGGTCGCAAGTCAAACCAAGAGTGATgatggtggtgatggtggcAGTGATGGATGGTGGCTGGGAACGAGATGCTTGGCCACTCCAGAAACCGCCGGAAGAAACGGAGTCTAGATACGTTAGGTAAGAGCCCTTATGTATGTAGGTAGTCTAGCCAACGGGATCCTGATAGAACTACGAGAAGTTGAGGCGAGTTAGGACGTCACCACCATAATTCATCGGCCTGGAGAAGGAGTGGGAGAATCATACAGAGGGCTATGGGATGCAAACGCGCCAGCCGAATATGTGGAGATCCGAGTCAAGTTTTTAATAGATGTTTGCGCTGACTATACGCAGGTCTAGCACGTAATAGTAATCTTCTCAGAGGTCGGAAcgtgggtaaggtaggtaaggtaggcaagAAACCAACGCGGTAGCTTGTTGCCCTGCACTTCTACTGCCCGAGAGAGCCGGATCCTTCGTCTGAAAGTGATCACCACTGCGTCAACTAGTCTAGGAGTGTGTAGTATCGTCCCCAATAACGTAGGTTTGGTTGCGGGTGGTGCTGAACGTTGTGGAATTGACCTGCAACGTCTCGATCGACAAACGGAGAGTACGGTATGGGCTTGAGTCTTGGTCGAACAGGTCATGATGCCCTCCAAATGCGCACCTGGTCGATAAGGAAAAGTGGGGCACACCCTATAGGCAAGCCTTTTGATTGGACGGAAACGCTGCGATCCAATCAACGGCACTACATCCTAGGTTTGAGCCGGAGGGTCGGGTGGGTTCAAAGGTTAGTAATGGGTCTAACACGAGTGCCATTCTCGCCCTCTGGATGGCTGGCTCCCTTCCCGACAGCGACTCTTGCGAAGTACCTGTTTATCACTCAGGGCTTGTCAAAAAGATGCTGCAGCACGATTATTTGAGATACACCAATACCATCCACACCTCGCGTTGATCTTCACCTCGCCTATCTTGAGAGATTTGCACCCGCATCAAGCCGCTTCTACTTTACAAATCCCTAAAGTTGACGTCGGTTATATGCCTGGTCCGTTTTCGTTTCGGCTTGTTTTTGCCGCTCAATGCTTGTAGTGAGTCGTTCGCCAATAGGCCCAGCCTCCCGCCCGTATCTAGGTACTATCTGGCCCTAGAACGCCTCTGGGTACCTGCGGCGTTGCCTTGCCCTGGCTGCCTGGgtatgtacctaccttaggctGGGCACACTAGGCATAAACAGGTCATGGCACAGCGATATACCCAAAATCAATACCAGGGGCGATGCACGGCTTGCTCGAAACGGAAGACTAGACATCCGCGCGGATGTTTGTTCACCCTCAAAATCAACATACATCAGAATTCAAGTTGGTTGACAGTGGCTGTACGACCTTGTTTTGTGATTTTGGCCAAGTCACTCATCATGTTGTCTTATGGAACGCGCAACACCAGGCTGTCATGGACACATTCGAGGCCGACGGCGATAGTGTTTGCTAAACCCGCAATCCGTGATAGTCTTCGCAtaacaccccccccccccaaaaaaaaaaaaaaaaaaaaaaaaaagtttccaGCCCATAGCAGATAAGTAATCCTGGTTTGTTATGAGAATGTCATTCATTGAATAGCCATCTTGCGATCGGGCTTTCTCTACTCCTTCCCTCCCAGGTTTACTTATATACCTACGTCGGCGCAGGGTTGCGCGTCTATCCAGCACCGCCTATGTGACCGGATCGGATGGCAATAACAAAACCACGCAGAAACGTAGCGATTGAAAGCCAACCCTAAATTCTAGGTAGCGCTAACCGTGCCGATGTTGGTGGTGCAAGATGTAGCAGACGGAAGCTGCCAGAATAGCTAGAACCACAGCACTCCGGGACGGCGTAGTGAACCATGTACGGTATGCCGTGACTTCTCCAACGCGGACGGATTAGTCTAGCAGCGCCATGGATGAAGGCGTTGGGGGTGGCGTCGATAGAGGCAGGTTTAGTGCACCTCCATGTCTCAGGCTGGCTGACTGGGGATGTCACGTTGATGTGCATGGTGCCCACACTTCGACAACTACGACTACGGCTCTATGTAGCTTCCTTGTCTTGTCTCTGATGCTTTCCGAGCAATACAAGCCCGTTGGAAATGTTCCGGTCATACAAAGGCCCTCCCACCAGAGACATGCCTGGCCATGGTAGCTCCATTACGTGAATGCAGGTTTTCTCAAGTGTGGACTTGGTAGGTACAATGTCTCTCCCCCGCCCTTAGCCAGTGGAGGTACCAAAGTACTTCCCGTTTGTGATAACATCGGACCCGCGCTATCTCCATACTTCCCAGTTTTAACCAAGCTGTGTTGATTGAGATGGTGGTGAGAAGTAGAGGGCACCCCCATTCTCATCTCCTTTTGCAAAGGCGTTCTCTCACACCAACCTCCAGGAAAAGTCAGAAGACGTAGACATAGATAGGCAGGGGTGTGTACATGACCCCAGTATATGATacattactttttttttgtcgttgTTTCTACTGGGGAGTTGAAGCCCCTATATATAATCCAAGGTGCCTCCTCTGCGTATCCTTTCTCGCGGTCAGAATATGTGCCTTCTGTCCTGCTTCTGCATCCGCCTCTCGCCAAACCAGAGTAGTGCCTTGCCGTGCATGATCCGTCGCATGGAATTTCGGGTCGGCTTTCAACGCCTCAACAATTTAAGAATCCTTTGAAGAAACCACAAACTAGGTTACAACAAGCTCCCGCTCAGGTTTTGGTGAGGTGGGTATAGTCTAGTCACTGGGCCGATCTCTTCGTTGTTGTCGTTGTTGCTGCGTTTTGATACGGACTAAAGTTTGGGGCCCGGTATGCTAACTATTTTGCTCATAGGCTttgggagtttttttttcttggtcgcCAATCCAACAAGACGCAAAAGCAAGCAATTTAGAACGCGGAGCGCCGTGCCACAGCATCCAGGTGTCCCACcgcatacctaccttagctaACTTTGAGGAGGACTATCGAGCAAAGCGCTGGGCTGTGACTTTTGTCGAAGGCTGAGAGAAAGAGGGAGAGGTGCGGGTCAGTGCATCCCCCCACCTACAGCAATCCCCTACCTTTCTTTCAAGCTCTGCCTTGCCCCGCGGCGTCTGTGATGGGGATTGGTGTGGAGGATCAAAGCGAGGATGTGGAGACCGCATCCAGCCGGCATCGCAGAGCTTGATGTAACCTTAGGATTGGAGCGGCTTCCTTGCTAACCTGTTCGATCATCTTGCAGCAGATCGCTGCGAGCTTACATAACGGCCTTTTGCTTTCTTCTCCGCTACTtcggcgttttttttttttggcgacAGCACATCATATACATCACCCCGGCTCTTAATTCTATCTAATATCGGGACAAATTGAATCTCGTGGCATTTCTCAGCAACCGCCTAGCTCGGAAAATCAGAAACCTCTGAGTAAGCCCTGGGAAGTGAGCGCGTATTCAAGAAGAGAAGGGAAAGGAACTTTGTCGACCTCCTTCGCACATACCACGCATACCAAAGGTACCGAGAACGAGTGGAGTCATACATCTTACGCCGCCCGGATTGCCTGCCCTACATACCTAGTGAACGTACGTTTGCGACTGGGCCACCCCTCTCTTTCAACTACACAAAGCAGGCTGAAATTTGGCGCAACCAACAGCCAACAAGCGAAGCACCCAgcctcttttgtttcttctggCCACCTCCCGTCAGGTTGACATTCCCACCCCTGTCGTCCGGACATCGAGAAGCCTGGAAGGAGATTATCCGACGAGACGAAGGTATGTCCGACCTGTCCAAAAAGGACCACAATGCTCTTTTTtgttatatatatttttttctctctccctctctctATTCTTTTCCTGTATTCCATCATTTGGAATCATCTACCTAGTCTTGCATTGAGGCACTTGTTGTCTCTAATTATTTTTGTCCCCTCCGATACCGGTGCTGCAGGATGCATACATAGACTTACACTTACACAACAGTCATTCCCGTTTAACAACTGAACCAGTCTTTCTGCCCTTTCCCAACCAAAACGGTAAGGTATGTCCCAGATGTTTATTGCACTTGCACCATTCCCCCAGATGCGTGTCTAAATACACCAGATGGTGTCGTGTCCGTCCTCCGCACACTGACAGCATCAACCGTCCCAACAACCCTTTCGCGCGCCGCAACAATTccttgtcaaaaaaaaaacaaccaaAAACCGCCGTACTGACAGCAGCCTGACAGCGCGAAAGTGCAATTGTGCTCATTCCCCTAAAGTCCGTCCACAAGTCCGTCCACCACCACGCGCCAACAGGCATAAGTGGTATACATCCACATACTCAAGCCGCTGGCCTCGGCACTTGGAAAAACCCCTCTCTAAATACATATGCCTCTCAGACACCTACCTGATTGTTATCGGTGTGGAGAAGACTTGCAGACCTTCAACCAGCACCACACCACGCAGCACCCACGCACATCATCCATCTAGGTTATACTTTGTGCTCCGTAATACAAGTTCGGGATTTTGGGAGCATTTCAGATCCCTGCAGACAACCACCCACACCACCGCTCGGATTCCTTGCGCCAATCATCTGCACCGCGTTCTGACCTGACCCGGTGCTGACTTGGCCAACCAACCTTGACCGCCTGCCCACTCGATGCATTTGTACATTTGACCCATCCCGCTTTTGCATCTACTGCGGAGTAGCTCTTTACAGGGCATTTGCTCTCCGCGCAACCCACATTTACTCGAGCACTCCCGCAAAGCCAAACCCTGAATTCTGGATCCCCAGGAAGCTCGGCCACATTGATACAAATCCTCTCGTCGCAAACCAGTTTCTCAAAAGAAGGaagcaggagaaaaaaaggagtcagagcaaaaagaaaaaacaaaaccctGTGGCGCATCCTACCGAGCGACCATCTCGCGGCCGACTCTACTGCCAGAGTCCGTCCGCCCAACGCGCCCGAGCCGACCGAAAATCGCTACCTGGCTAAGCCTGTCTACTTCACCGCCATCTTTGTGTGGTTGCAACGATCTTCAGCTACTCAGTCCTCGACAACCAACCAAGTCCTTCACCAACACGCCGTCCGTCATTGTCGTTGCCGCCCTCGCTCACCCACTCCAAGGTAAGCGGCCCAAAAAGGCGCCCTTCCTCACAACACACTTACTCTGCTCAAAGCCCCACTCCCTTCACTCGTCGCCTTCTTCCCAGTCGCTTGGTTGCCTTATCAGCTACATGTCTTAACAGCGTAACAGCGCAGGTCCAAATCCAGCTAGACCGGGATTATCCCCCTCCTCCTGCAGCAGACTGAGAGACTCACGACTCACACCAACTACACTCCGGGGCAATCCTGTCCTAATCTTGGATCCAGGTTACTGCATTGCCAGGAATAATCAATCTACATACTTCGTCGAGCGCACGATCCGCCCGTTGCTTCTTTGTGTCAGCTTGCGCCACGTTCGCAGCACTTTTTCTAGAACCAAAGACGCCTTTGTCGCCCGTCCCTGACCGTGTTACGCACTCCGGCCCTTCGCCCCGCCACTCCATGGTCACATAAAGACGACAGCTGAAATCCCACGATCTTCCACCACCACCCGGCAAAAAGTCCGAAGAAGTTACTTTTTGGACCCCATTTCTAATAGAAAGGTATGTCTTTGTGCTAGTGAGGACACATCATTTGGAACAATTCCGCACTTCGCGCATGCATCGCTCGTCTCCCTTCATCACCGCTGGACCATTCCTCCATTCCTCCATCCCTTGCAAACGAAGGCAATCAGTGACTGGCCGATCTCGGGCGCTTTTTTGGCCgaggctttttttctttttcttgtcgttCGGGCGCTCCTGCCGGGTTGCACGGAATTCGGTGACTCGCTGTCTGTTGCCTGGATTCCAGCCCAGGCATCCAGCCCAAGCCACTCTGTCGAACTTTATCTTCACACCCCACGAAAAACAAGGGTACATACTAAATAAACTCTCTCGGTCGTTTAGGCGACAAGAAATTCTTTCTTTCCCCAGATAACGGTCCCGACGCATCCGCCCTCGCGGGCATCCACACTAAAAACCAGACTCGGTCAACCCCATCCCGCGCACCATACCCACGCATCGGCGCAAAACAGTTGAGATGGCGCAACACGGCTTCAACCAAATTGCTGGCGCACACGGAGGCGACAGCATCAATCCAAATGACCTCAATATGGTGGGCAACTACGGTTCTTCTTACCAAAACGCCTTCAGTGGCAACAACAACCAGCAAAACTCATACGCAAATGGATCGGCATTATTTGGCGATGACGAACTCCTCGAAGGCCTCGCAAGCCCAACTGACACATCGCCAAACATGCACAGCAATGGCCCCGACTTCGGCAACATGAACGAGATGACTATGGGCGGTTACTCGAACTCAATCTACACAACTCACGGCATGCCGATGGATCAAAACCGCATCAGCGGCTATTCAAACACACCAGAAGGCGATCCAATCCAGAGCCCTTTTGCACACAATTTCAATCAGTATCGACAGATGCAGCACCCTCAGTCATTCGGAAACTCGCTCCAGTCTCCCATATACGGAGCCTCGCCACTTCCTGGCTCGGAGATCAACCACGAGGCTGACCCAAACTACATGAGCTCCAAAGTTCGCCCTCGGATACCGACTGCTATGGCACGCAAGTCCTCGGGCGGTCGCACACCAATGACACCAAAGGCATCGGCAGCCATGGCTAGCTTGACTATCGGTTCTGCAGATTCCTTCAACCCTCAGCCAATCCGGACAAACGGCGCAAACCATGAGAAGGCACACTCAGGCCAGTGGTTAAACACTCCCAACAGCATTGGCTCATATCCCGGCTCTGGTTTCTCGTCGCCAATTCAGCCCGGTCTTCACAGCGCCCAGATTAATGACATTTTGCTCAAGGGCGGTACTTCGATGCCTGCTAAGCTGAACTCGCCCCTCACCTCAACCCAAGAGGCCAAACGCAAGAGAAGGCGAGAATCGCACAACCTCGTGGAGAGGCGACGCAGAGATAACATCAACGAGAGGATTCAGGATCTCAGCAAACTGGTTCCTCAGCATCGTCTTGAGGATGAG
The Pyricularia oryzae 70-15 chromosome 1, whole genome shotgun sequence DNA segment above includes these coding regions:
- a CDS encoding SFT2 domain-containing protein → MASQSFRDSLGSLGWSRREPDLPVNTSQQSGLLSSLQSLNPFGDRGYVRLPTTEGPGAPLPAPTRREEEEGWFALSRWDRLLIFAGCNIGAAVCFFVCFFFFPLIATRPSKFVTLWTLGSVFFLCSFAAMMGPMAYVQHLLSGPRLPFTGAYLGSMALSLYFAIGLRSQILTLFSAIIQLVCLVWYLVSYFPMGSSGLRLMSNFGASRAAAWMTG